In a single window of the Streptomyces sp. NBC_00285 genome:
- a CDS encoding NAD(P)H-quinone oxidoreductase: MYAITIPEPGGPEALVWSEVPDPVAGEGEVLVEVVAGAVNRADILQRQGFYNPPPGASPYPGLECSGRITALGPGVSGWSVGDEVCALLAGGGYAEKVAVPAGQLLPVPKGVDLHRAAALPEVVCTVWSNVFMVAHLRPGETLLVHGGSSGIGTMAIQLAKAVGARVAVTAGTRAKLDRCAELGADILINYREQDFVEEIGKATDGAGADVILDNMGAKYLDRNVQALAVNGRLAIIGMQGGVKGELNIAALLSKRAAISATSLRARPLEEKTAIVAAVREHVWPLLDAGHIRPVVDREVPMSDAGAAHRVVEESGHIGKVLLVTS, translated from the coding sequence ATGTATGCGATCACGATTCCCGAACCCGGTGGGCCCGAGGCGCTGGTGTGGAGCGAGGTCCCGGACCCGGTGGCCGGCGAGGGCGAGGTGCTGGTCGAGGTGGTGGCCGGGGCCGTCAACCGCGCCGACATCCTTCAGCGGCAGGGCTTCTACAACCCTCCGCCCGGCGCCTCCCCCTATCCCGGTCTGGAGTGCTCCGGGCGGATCACCGCGCTCGGCCCGGGCGTCTCCGGCTGGTCCGTCGGCGACGAGGTATGCGCGCTGCTCGCGGGCGGCGGCTACGCGGAGAAGGTCGCCGTACCGGCGGGCCAGTTGCTGCCCGTGCCCAAGGGCGTCGACCTTCATCGCGCTGCAGCGCTGCCCGAGGTGGTCTGCACGGTCTGGTCGAACGTCTTCATGGTCGCCCATCTGCGCCCCGGCGAGACGCTCCTCGTGCACGGCGGTTCCAGTGGCATCGGCACGATGGCGATCCAGCTGGCCAAGGCCGTCGGCGCCAGGGTCGCGGTGACCGCGGGCACGCGCGCGAAGCTGGACCGCTGTGCCGAGCTGGGCGCGGACATCCTGATCAACTACCGGGAGCAGGACTTCGTCGAGGAGATCGGGAAGGCCACCGACGGGGCGGGGGCCGACGTCATCCTCGACAACATGGGCGCCAAGTACCTCGACCGCAACGTGCAGGCCCTCGCCGTCAACGGGCGGCTCGCGATCATCGGCATGCAGGGCGGCGTCAAGGGCGAGCTGAACATCGCCGCGCTCCTGAGCAAGCGGGCCGCGATCAGTGCGACCTCGCTGCGGGCGCGGCCCCTGGAGGAGAAGACGGCGATCGTGGCGGCCGTACGGGAGCATGTGTGGCCGCTGCTGGATGCCGGGCACATCCGTCCCGTCGTCGACCGCGAGGTGCCGATGAGCGACGCGGGCGCCGCGCACCGGGTCGTGGAGGAGAGCGGCCACATCGGCAAGGTCCTGCTGGTCACGTCCTAG
- a CDS encoding bacterial proteasome activator family protein codes for MEMPRSEGSPETPQILVVGQDGMALGGGGDEDSREIPVTEMVEQPAKVMRIGSMIKQLLEEVRAAPLDEASRARLKEIHHSSVKELEDGLAPELVDELERLSLPFNEDVTPSDAELRIAQAQLVGWLEGLFHGIQTTLFAQQMAARAQLEQMRRALPPGVGGLDEGGDPRTGGRSGGPYL; via the coding sequence ATGGAGATGCCGAGGAGCGAAGGTTCGCCGGAAACCCCCCAGATCCTGGTCGTGGGCCAGGACGGGATGGCACTGGGCGGCGGGGGTGACGAGGACTCCCGCGAGATTCCGGTCACGGAGATGGTCGAGCAGCCCGCGAAGGTCATGCGGATCGGCAGCATGATCAAGCAGCTGCTCGAAGAGGTGCGCGCGGCTCCCCTCGACGAGGCCAGCCGGGCCCGTCTCAAGGAGATCCACCACAGCTCGGTCAAGGAGCTGGAGGACGGCCTGGCCCCCGAGCTCGTGGACGAGCTGGAGCGGCTCTCGCTGCCCTTCAACGAGGACGTGACCCCGAGCGACGCGGAACTGCGCATCGCGCAGGCCCAGTTGGTGGGCTGGCTGGAGGGTCTCTTCCACGGGATCCAGACCACCCTGTTCGCCCAGCAGATGGCCGCGCGGGCCCAGTTGGAGCAGATGCGCCGCGCGCTGCCCCCGGGCGTCGGCGGCCTCGATGAGGGCGGTGACCCGCGCACGGGCGGCCGCTCGGGCGGGCCGTACCTGTAG